ACAGCGAGATCAAAGATTTGATACTGTTATGATTCTTGAGAGTTCCAATTCCCTGTGGGAAGCTGAAGGAGACAGCCAACAACAGATCCCGTGGGAGAAACTCGAAAATCTTTGTCTCAAAAATCAACTGGATGCCGTATTTTCTCTTGCTTCCTATCAAACGGATACACGTATTAAAGAAAAGAAATCAACCATGGAGGAATTGGATTTGATGCGAATGACCGTAGTAATTCCAGCCCGGGAACTCACCCTGGAGACTTTGATTGAAAATGGATGGCGTATCTATGATCCTTTTGAAAAGAAAGTTCTCGATGAGATCAAAGTCAATGAGCAGATCGTTACCCAGGCAAAGGGGGAGAATGCAGTAAATGCCTTATGGGCGATGACAGACAGAGCAGATTCGCTGGTCTCAGTCAGCAGGGGTAGCGGAAGCTCCTATGGGATGCGCCTGAAACCCGCAAACAGGGCCCAGGAACGCGAATTGTACATCAAAGGTTCAGAACGACTTGCAGAAGCAAGGCAGGCCGTAATAGATCAGGATTGGCTTGAGGCTGCCCGACTCTGGCAGCTCGATCTCAATCATGACAAGTCGGCTGTCCGTGCAATGGCCTGTCACAACATGGCCGTGCTTTACGAAGTTAAAAACGATCTTG
This DNA window, taken from Muriicola soli, encodes the following:
- a CDS encoding DUF6340 family protein, with amino-acid sequence MKLTKSLSMRFAVKVIVLVLLVSACKSTHTVTVYNLEPAPVVLAKDIKRIGIINEVGKANAKDQVSTLEALVKATDQKLANKGTTAAIEGLLQELQRDQRFDTVMILESSNSLWEAEGDSQQQIPWEKLENLCLKNQLDAVFSLASYQTDTRIKEKKSTMEELDLMRMTVVIPARELTLETLIENGWRIYDPFEKKVLDEIKVNEQIVTQAKGENAVNALWAMTDRADSLVSVSRGSGSSYGMRLKPANRAQERELYIKGSERLAEARQAVIDQDWLEAARLWQLDLNHDKSAVRAMACHNMAVLYEVKNDLDKALEWAVLAKSHEEGKEHTAYLEALKECVLQKEQAEKQIQAIALLGK